Genomic DNA from Comamonas antarctica:
GCCGTTTGAAACCGCGAGTTAATGAATTGGTATTGTCAGGCCGTTTAATCGTCGAAACGGAAATCGGGATTGCGGGCTTGCCAGTCCTTCAACTGGTTCTCCGCCTCTTCCTTGACCAGACCCTGGCGCTCCTGGATGCGGCCGATGAACTGGTCTCGCTTGCCGGCAACGACATCAAGATCGTCATCGGTGAGCTTGCCCCATTGCTCACGGATCTTGCCCTTGAATTGTTTCCAGTTTCCTGCAACTCGATCTTCGTTCATACAAAATCCTTTTTATATTAGCGAGCCGGTCACCCAGCCCGCTGTTTCAAAACACATTCACTCGAAAGCGAAATGTGTAGTTAATGTATGACGGGTTTCAACGGCGCATTGTGGGAAAGGAAGTTTTGACGCAGTCGGCTTTTGCCTACAGCCGATTTAAATGAAATCAACCGAAAAATACAGACAATAGCTGGAATTGATTGATATCGAGCGATTGTGGAGCCTGGCCGCTTGCAGAAGCGGCATCGATACAGGGCATTACCCGCGCCGCAAATCAGTTGCCGGTGGTGGGCAAGCCCAGTTGCCCGGGCCCTCGCCACCCGCTTGGCGTGACGACTCTGCAGGCCGTCCGCAGCAGCCGTTATTGCCGCTCAGCGCTGCCGCCTTGCAGGTCCACCTCGGCGCCGCCGTGCAGCGCGGCGCGCCAGTCGTCCTCCACCAAGACGCCCAGCTCGCTCATGCGCGCACCAAAGGCATCGGGCGGCAACCCGGGAGAACACAGGAAACCCTGGAAGAAATGGCAATGCAGCGCCCGCAGGCAGTCGCGCTGCTCCCCCGTCTCCACGCCTTCGGCAACGACCTCGGTGCCCAGGGCCTTGCCCAGGCTGATGATCGCACTGACGATGGCGCGGTCGCCTGCGTCATGCGGCAGGCCGCGCACGAAGGACTGGTCGATCTTGATCTTGGCGATCGGCAGCTTCTTGAGATAGCCGAGGCTGGAGTAGCCGGTGCCGAAATCATCGATGACCAGGCCCACGCCCAGATCGGCAATCGAGCGCACGCGCGCCGCCATCTCCTGCGCGTCCTGCAGCAGGATGCTTTCGGTCAATTCCAGTTCCAGCAGATGGGAGGGCAGGCCATGGTGCGCCAGCAGCGACCGAAGCCGCTCGACGAAGTCGGGCTGGCGGAACTCCAGTGCGGACACATTGACCGACACCTTCAGCGGCAGTCCCTTTTCGCTCCAGCGCGCAGCCTCGCGGATCGACTGCTCGAGCACCCAGGCGCCCAGCGTGACGATGTAGCCCGACTCCTCGGCCATGGGAATGAAGACCCCGGGCGACACCACGCCGAAATCGGGATCGGTCCAGCGCAGCAGCGCCTCGGCGCCCACGATCCGGTTGCTGCCGATATGCACCTGCGGCTGGAAGAAAACCGCCATGCGCCCGTGCTCGAGCGCCTGGCGCATCGCATGCTCGAGCTTCATGCGCGACAGCAGCCCCGAGTTCATCTGCGGCTGGTAGAAGCTGTAGTGCCCGCGGCCGCGTTCCTTGACGCGGTACATCGCGGTATCGGCCTGCATGATCAGTTCATCGAGCGTGTGGCCATGGCCTGGATACTGGGCCACGCCGATGCTGCACTGCACCGAGAATCCGATTCCGTCCAGCAGGAAGGGGCGCAGCATCTCGCGCAGGATGCGCTGCGCGACGCTCGCGGCCAGGGCCTCGTCGCAGCCCTGCAGATAGAGCACGAACTCATCGCCCCCCAGCCGGCTGAGCATATCGTCCGAGCGCAGGCAGGACAGCAGGCGCTCCGCGACCAGCTTCAGCACGCGGTCGCCGAACTGGTGGCCCAGCGAGTCGTTGATGATCTTGAAGTGGTCGAGATCGATGAACAGGATGGCAAACACTTCGCGCGTGTCCGCGGCCCGCTCGATGGCCTGGGCCACATGAGCGGCCAGGCTCAGGCGGTTGGGCAGCCCGGTGAGCGCATCGCTGAAGGCCAGCTCCTCGATGCGCTGTTGGGCCTGCTGCTGCTGCGTCAGGTCGCGCATGAAGCCGATGGTCTGGAACACCACGTCCTGCGCATCGCGCAGCGCCACCCAGGACAGGCGCACCGCGCAGCGCTGCTGCGCGCCCTGCTCCAGCCAGAGATTGCCCTGCCAGAAGCCGCCGCTGCTCCACTCCTGGGCCGCGGCGCCGTACCAGTTGGCCGGTGCGCTGCAGCCGAACATCTCGCGCACGCTGCGTCCGGCGACCTCGTGGTCGCCCATCAGCCGCAGGCACGCGGGATTGGCACGCACCAGCCGGTGCCCGGCATCGGCAATGAAGATCGCGTCAAGGCTGCAGTCGAACACGCGCGCTGCCAGCTGCAATCCGGCCTGGACCTCGACTTCGCGCGTGATGTCGCGGTAGGTGTGGATCCGGCCCACGGGCGCGCCGCGCTTGAGCTGGGGCACGGAGCGGCGCTCGATGATCTTCCCGCCTTCGAGCGCCAGCACGTCGGTGCTGTCGATCAGCGGCTGGCGCCGCAGTTCCTCGAGGCGCAGCGCATAGCCCTCGCGGTCCAGCACCTTGGCGGCCATGTAGTCGAGGATGGAGGCATCGTTGCGCTCCACCAGCATGTGCCGGGGCAGGTCCCAGATCGCCGCCAGGCGGTGGTTGAAGGCGCGGATGCTGCCGTCCTGGCTGCAGACCAGCATGCCGTCGGCCGTCGAATCCAGCGTGGCGCGCAGGTCGGACAGCAGGCCTTCGAGTTCATGCTCGGTATGCGCCTGCTCGCTGCGGTCCAGCATCGTCAGCAGCAGCCAGCCAGAATCGCTGCCCGAGGGGCCGGCAATGCGCTCCAGGCGCTGTTCGACCGGACGCAGCAGGCCATCGCGGCACTGCACCTGGGTCAGTGTCTGCGAGCCCGTCTGCCACTGGCTCGCATCCTCCCAGAGGCACAGGTCCTGCGGCGTCGCGGCCAGCGCCTGCACCGGCATGCCATGCATGGCTTGGCGGTCGTAGCCCGAGAGCTTCGCGGCCGCGCGGTTGGCAAAGCGGATGCACAGCGTGTCTTCGTCGATCAACCACACGGCTTCGAGCAGCGCATCGAGAGTCTGGTGCCAGAAAGCTTCGAACGGATGGCTCATGCTGCGCCCGCCTGCGCATTGCCGGGCTCCACCGCACGTTCGAAGAAATAGCAGATACGCTGGCGCGGCGAGAGATAGCTCAGCACCTCGCGCGGCAACTGGTCGAGGCGCAGGCTGCGCCGGATGCTGATCCCGGCGCACTTCTCGAGATCCAGCGGCTGCGCCAGCGCTGCCGGCACGCTGGCGTCGTACACCAGCACCTCGGGCTTGAGCGGACGCGAGCTGTTGACCGATACCACCATCGCGTAACGCCCATCGGCGAGCTGCACCACCGAGCCGGGCGGATAGACGCCCATCATGCGGATGAAGGCGCGCAGCATCACGGCGTCGAAGCGCTCGCGTTGCTGGGAGTACAGCGCGGACAAGGCCTCGTGCGGGGTCTGGCCGGTCTGCGCATGCTCGGGATTGCACTGGCGGTCATAGGCGTTGACCAGGCACAGCACCTTGCCCGCCGGGCTCAGGTCCTCGTCGATCAGGTGCAGCGGAAAGCCGCTGCCGTCGGCAAATTCGTGGTGCTGGGCAATGGCCGTCAGCACCTCGCTGGATGCCCCCATGCCCATCGCCAGAGCCACCGAATCGCCCACATGGCGCTCGTATTGCGCACGCGTCGGCAAAGGCGCCCCGGGCGCCGAGTCCTTGCCTATGTCGTGCAAGAGCGCTGCCATGCCCAGCTCCTGCAACTGGGCGGCACCCATGCCCAGCGCCTTGCCCAGCAGCAGGCTCAGCACGGTGACGTTGATCGGATGCTCGGCCTGGCGGTTGCCCGAGGTTTCGGACAGCAGCCGGATCACCAGGTCGCCCGTGGGCAGCACATCCTGCAGGTAGCTCTGCACCATGGCGCCGGCGCGGGCCATGGCCTGCGCCGGTTCGGTGGCGGCATTGGCCTGGAGCTGCAAGTAGTCCTGCGCGGCAGCGCGATAGCGTGCATCGCAGCACTGCCAGCGCTGCGCGCTGCGCGCCGGCGCTGCCTCGGGCTCTGGCGCGGCTGCATCCGAAGCGGGAGCCGGGAGTTGCTGCGCCTCCACACGCGCATCGATGGTCGCATGCGCATCGGAGACAGCATCGGCAATGCCGGCATCCGCAGCTTCGGAAGCAACGATGTCGCTGCGGTCGGGAAAATAACGGATGGCATCCAGCCCGAGCGCCTGGACGGTCTGGAGCTGGCTATCGGAGGCAATGCGAAAGCTGTTGACGGGAAAAGGATGGCGCATCCAGCCGACTTCCAGCTGGATGTACATGCCTACGCGCAAGGCTTGCGGATTGATCAGGACAGATGAGTTCACACTGAAAGCGTACTGTACAAAAGGTTGCACAACTGCCCGTTTGTTTCGACGATTATCGCCAGTTCTTGAGGGGTGGGCGTGGCTTTGCGATAGTGTGCAGCTTTTTTGCACCGGGCCAGGCGATCATGCGCCAGTTGAAGGAACCCGCGAGACAGGCGTCAGCGGGGCCACTGATGGGGCCTGATGCAGCACCGCGCTGCCCGGCATTGCGCTGCCCGGCATTACGCTGCCCGGCATTGCGATGCCCGGCCTAGCGGCACCAAAGCGAAGGCTTGTAGACCAGGTCCATCCACAGCGCCCAGGCGGCCACGCCAAACAGCAGCAGCCCTGCGGCGCGGCTGCCCCAATGCGCGCGCAAGCCATTGAGCCGGCCGCGCAGACGGCCCCAGAGCCAGGGGGCGGCCAGCAGCCAAAGCCCGCTGCCCAGCGCAAATGCCGCCATGGACAACGCACCCGCCAGCGCCCCGCCGCTGAGCGCGGCCACGAGCAGCGCCGAATACAGCAGGCCGCAGGGCATCAACGCCCAGACGAAGCCCGAGGCAAAGCTGCCTCCCGGCGCCGCCACCACGGGCTGCACGCGCCGCCACAGCGCGCGGCCCGCGCCTTCGATCCATGCTGGCTGGCGCGCCTGCACCATCATCAGGATGCCCCAGAGCATGATGCCCAGATGCATGAAGGTCCAGACCGGCTGCATGGCCGTGGTGCGCATATTGAGCCAGGCCAGCCCTTCGACCGCGACGGCGGCCAGCGCGCCCAGGCTGGCGTAACCTGCGACCCGGCCCGCGTGAAACAGCGTGCCGCGCAGCCATAGCCGGCTGCGCCGGCCATGCACCTGCACCACGCTGCCCCCCGTGGCCCCCGCCGACGTGACCACGGCGCAGGGCGCGGCGCACATGGCAAGGCAATGCGGGCCGCCCATGAGGCCCATCACGGCAGCAGTCCAGATCAGGCTAAGCAACATGGTGGCAGGAAAGAGGGGTGGAAAGACGGCGCTGCGGCCGTCCAGGCTGCGGCCAGCTTAACCTGACGCGCGGCAAAAAAACCTAGGGATGCTTTGCACAAACCTCGCGAGCCGTGCTGCCAACAGCCGCAGGGATTTGTGCAGAGGTACCTAGATGATGCGTGAAAACCGTGCGCGGTTGCGGTCGGCCTGCAAATAGCGGTCGAACGTCATGGCTACTGCGCGCACGAAATACCAGCCCATCGCGGTCACGCGCAGGCTTTCGGCGTCGATTTCCACCATGCCCTGGGACTGCAACTCGGCCAGCATCTCCAGTTCGGCTGCGAAATAGCGCCGCGAATCGATCAGCCAGGCCTGGTCCAGCGCCTCGAACAGCACTTCGCCCTGGCACATCAGCGCCATGATCACGGCGCGCCGGATCAGGTCGTCGCGGCCCAGCGCCAGCCCGCGCACCACGGGCAGCCGGCCCTGGTCGAGGAAGTCGTAGTACTCGTCGAGGTCCTTCGCATTCTGGCTGTAGGTCGCCCCTACCCGGCCGATGGCCGAGACGCCCAGCGCAATCAGGTCGCAGTCGGGCTGGGTGCTGTAGCCCTGGAAGTTGCGGTGCAGGCGTCCCTGGCGCTTGGCCACGGCCAGCGCGTCCGTGGGCAGCGCGAAATGGTCCATGCCCACATAGACATAGCCGGCCTGCTCGAAGCTCTCCAGCGCGCGCGCCAGCATCGCCAGCTTGGCGGCCGCGCCCGGCAGCGCCGCGGTATCGATGCGCCGCTGCGGCTTGAAGCGCTCGGGCAGGTGGGCATAGGCATAGAGCGCGATGCGGTCGGGCCGCAGCTCGCCGACCTGGGCCAGCGTGCGCTCGAACGACTGCGGCGTCTGGCATGGCAGGCCGTAGATCAGGTCGACATTGACCGATTCGAAACCCAGCGCGCGCGCCGCCTGCACCAGCGCGAAGACCTGGCTCGCCGGTTGCTCGCGGTGCACGGCCTTCTGCACGTCGGCGTCGAAGTCCTGCACGCCGAAGCTCAAGCGGTTGAAGCCCAGCTGCGCCAGATAGGCCAGGCGTTCGGGCGTGACGGTGCGCGGATCGACCTCGATCGAATACTCGCCGCCGGGCTGGAAGTTGAAATGGCTGCGCAGCAGCGCCATCAACTCCGCCAGGCCGGCGTCGCTCAGAAAGGTCGGCGTGCCGCCGCCCAGATGCAGCTGGCTCACGGGCTGGCCGGTGCCGCAGTGTTCGGTATGCAGCGCGATCTCGCGCGCCAGGTATTGCAGATAGGTCTGCGCGCGCTCGGGATGGCGCGTGACGATCTTGTTGCAGGCGCAGTAGTAGCACAGCGACTCGCAAAACGGGATGTGCACATACAGCGACAGCGGCCGCGCCAGACCGGGCGCGCCCTGGCGGCGCTGCTGAAGCGCCAGGATGTAGTCCTCCTGGCCGAAGGCCTCGACAAAACGGTCGGCGGTAGGGAACGAGGTATAGCGCGGGCCCGGCACGTCAAAGCGCTGCAACAGCTCGGGGGTGATTGCGGTCATGGGGGGTTTCCTTGGGCTTTGGGCTACTGTGCCGCAAGGCACCCTGCCGGACCTTGATGTCGATCAAGACTTGCGCACGCCACGCCTGCGACAATTTGATGCATGTCAGCGGCGGCCAGAGGTATCGGACGCTGCACGCGCCGGCGTTCCATGCGATAAAGGGGGTTGGCCCCGTCCACCCCGAGGTCCCATCAATGAGTCTACAAGCGATCAAAGCCTCCTGTTCCAACTGCAACCTGCGCGAGCTGTGCCTGCCCATCGGCCTGAACGAAGACCAGATGCAGCGCATCGACACCATCGTCGCGGTGCGGCGCAAGGTCAAGCGCGGCAGCCTGCTGTTCCACAACGGCGAGCCGTTTTCCTCGCTGTACGCGATCCGCACGGGCTTTTTCAAGACCTGCGTGGCGACCGAAGACGGCCGCGACCAGGTCACCGGGTTCCAGATGGCCGGGGAGATCATCGGCCTCGACGGCATCGTCAACGACCGCCATACCTGCGACGCCGTGGCGCTCGAGGACGCCGAAGTCTGCGTGATGCCGTTCGACCGGCTGGAGGAGCTCTCGCGCGAGGTCACGGTGCTGCAGAACCACGTGCACAAGGTCATGAGCCGCGAGATCGTGCGCGAGCATGGCGTCATGCTGCTGCTGGGCAGCATGCGGGCCGAGGAACGGCTCGCGGCCTTTGTGCTGAACCTGGTGCAGCGCCTGCATGCGCGCGGCTTCTCGCAGTCGGAACTGGTGCTGCGCATGACGCGCGAGGAAATCGGCAGCTACCTGGGCCTCAAGCTTGAAACCGTGAGCCGCACCTTCTCGAAATTCGTCGAGGACGGCATCGTCGAGGTCAAGCAGCGGCATATCCGCATCCTGGATACGGACGCACTCAAGCGCATCGTCAACAGCCAGCGCTGCGACTAGGCGTCGTCTCAGGAAGGACGCACCGGGGTGCGGCGGCGATGCCGCAGGGGCCCTTCACTGCCCCAGCTGTTGACCTCGGCCGGGCGCAGGCCGAGCAGACAGGTCAAGGCCCCGGCGGCGCTGATGACCAGCCAGAACACGAAGAAGGACAGCGTGTAGAAAGCCTGCCGGCTCCAGTCGAGCGCGGCGCCCTGCCACTGGATCTGGGCGGGATCGACCACGGCAAACACCAGCATTTCCATTGCGCAGGCAGCGAGAAATGCCGGCCAGAGAATCCACATCAAGCGTCTTGCCCACATCGGGAACTCCTTTTGCAGCCAGGCTTTCATTCTGCCGGCAAGCACGCAGGAGGACGCTGCGGAAAACCCGCGGACGGGTTTCAGCGGTCGACGGGCGCGAGTTCGGCCGGGGTGGCCGCATGGTTGCGGCCGGTCATCGCGGGCGCCAGGCGCATGTCGGGGGTCTCTGACAGCGTCTTGTTGATCTCGCTGCCGTGGCGGTAGTAATCCGGGTCGATCACCGGATCGGGGTGCGTGGCGGCAATCCAGAAGGTGACCACGCCCGCCACGACCACGACGGCCGGGCCGCCGATGACCATCCAGACGAAACCGAATTTCCACCAGGGGCGGGGATCGTGTGCGGGAGAGGTTTTCTGTGTCATGGGGGGCTTTCAATGGGGCGCCCAGCGCGCGGCACGCTGAACGGAAAAAGGGCGATGCACGCGCATCGCCCCCGGCCTGGCGTGCTCAGTGAGCAGCGCCTGCCTTGTTGGAGAGGCTCCAGACATAGGACGTCAGGACGCCGATCTGGCCTTCGGTCAGCTTGTCCTTTTGCGCCGGCATCTGGTTTTGCTTGCCGTGGGTGACGATGTCGATGATCGCCGCCTCACCCCAGCCGTGCAGCCAGACGTCGTCGGTCAGGTTGGGCGCGCCCATGGCCTGGTTGCCCTTGCCGTCCATGCCGTGGCAGGCCGCGCAGGCCGTGAAATGCGACTTGCCCAGCGAGGCGCGCAGCGAGTCGTTCGGGCTGCCCGACAGGCTCAGCACGTAGTGCGCCAGGTTGCGCACGTCTTCGGGCGTGCCCACCGCAGCGGCCATCGGCGGCATGATGCCGAAACGGCCTTCGGTGATGGTCTGCTGGATCTGCTCGGGCGCGCCGCCATGCAGCCAGTCGCCATCCGTCAGGTTGGGAAAGCTCTTGCCGCCACGCGCGTCCGAGCCATGGCACTGCGCGCAGTTGTTCATGAACAGGCGCTCGCCAATGGCCATCGCCTGCGGATCCTCGGCGCGCTGCTCGGGCGTCATGCCCGCGAAGCGCGCATACAGCGGCTCGATCTGCGCCTTGGCCTTGGCCATCTCGGCCTCGTAGGCGCCGACTTGCGACCAGCCGAGCTTGCCCGACATCGATCCCAGGCCCGGATAGGCCGCGAGATAGACGATGCCGAAGATCACGGTGATCACGAACAGCCAGACCCACCAGCGCGGCAGCGGGTTGTTCAGCTCGCGCAGGTCGCCGTCCCAGACATGGCCGGTGGTGCTGTCTTCGGCGGACACGACCTTCTTGCGGCCCGTGAAGAACAGCAGCAACGCGCAAAACAGGATGCCGCCGAGGGTCAGTACGATCACGAAGATCGACCAGAAATTGTTTACGAAATCGCTCATGGGTGGTTCTCGTTATGCAGGCAGGACGCTTCAGTCCTGCGCGAACGGCAGTTGCGCTGCCTCGTCGAAGCGTGCCTGGTTGCGGCGGGCATAGGCCCACCACCAGATGCCGACAAAGATGGCAAACGACGCCAGCGTGACCACGATGCGCATGGTAGTGATGATGTCCATGTGTGGCCTCCCTACTTGAGCGCGGTGCCCAGCACCTGCAGATAGGCGATCACGGCTTCCATTTCCGTCTTGCCCTTGACCTCATCGGTCGACGCCTTGATCTCGTCGTCCGTGTACGGCACGCCGACCTTGCGCAGCGCGGTCATGTGCGAAGCAATGGTCGCGTGGTCCGCCGGCGTCTTCTCCAGCCACGAGTAGGCCGGCATGTTCGACTCGGGCACCACGTCGCGCGGGTTGTTCAGGTGGATGCGGTGCCATTCGTCGCTGTACTTGCCGCCCACGCGGTGCAGGTCGGGTCCGGTGCGCTTCGAGCCCCACTGGAACGGGTGGTCATAGACGAACTCGCCGGCCACCGAGTAGTGGCCATAGCGCAGCGTCTCGGCGTAGAACGGGCGGATCATCTGCGAGTGGCAGTTGTAGCAGCCTTCGCGCTGGTAGATGTCGCGGCCGACCAGCTGCAGCGAGGTGTAGGGCTTGACGCCCTGCACCGCCTCGGTGGTGGACTTCTGGTAGAACAGCGGCACGATCTCGGCGAGGCCGCCGATAGCCACCGTCAGCAGCGTCAGCACGATCAGCCAGAAGTTGCTGGTTTCGACCTTCTCGTGGGAGAAGCCGCTGGTTTTCTTGTTTTGTTCAGACATGTGGGCTCCTCAGGCGTGCGACGGGTTCACTGCGGGAATCAGCACCTTGACCGAGCGGCCGTTGATGGCAGTCATCCAGGTGTTCCAGGCCATGACCAGCATGCCGCCCAGGTACAGCAGGCCGCCGACCACGCGGATCACGTAGAACGGATAGGTCGCCTTGACGCTTTCCACAAAGGTATAGGTCAGCGTGCCGTCGGGGTTGACCGCACGCCACATCAGGCCCTGCATCACGCCGGCAATCCACATCGCGGCGATGTACAGCACGATGCCGATGGTCGCCATCCAGAAGTGCAGCTCGATGGCCGGCACCGAGTACATCTTGTCCTTGCCGAACAGGCGCGGGATCAGGTAGTACAGCGAGCCCATGGTGATCAGGCCGACCCAGCCGAGCGCGCCGGAGTGCACGTGGCCAATGGTCCAGTCGGTGTAGTGCGACAGCGCGTTGACGGTCTTGATGGCCATCATCGGGCCCTCGAAGGTCGACATGCCGTAGAACGACAGCGCGACGATCAGGAAGCGCAGGATGGGGTCGTCGCGCAGCTTGTGCCAGGCGCCCGACAGCGTCATCACGCCGTTGATCATGCCGCCCCAGCTCGGCGCCAGCAGGATGATGGAGAACACCATGCCGACGGACTGCGTCCAGTCGGGCAGCGCCGTGTAGTGCAGGTGGTGCGGGCCGGCCCACATGTAGGTGAAGATCAGCGCCCAGAAGTGCACGATCGACAGGCGGTAGCTGTACACCGGACGGCCGGCTTGCTTCGGGATGAAGTAGTACATCATGCCCAGGAAGCCTGCCGTGAGCAGGAAGCCCACGGCGTTGTGGCCGTACCACCACTGGATCATCGCATCCTGCACGCCGGCATAGGCCGAGTAGCTCTTCATCAGGCCTGCGGGCATGGAGATGTTGTTGAAGATGTGCAGCAGCGCGATGGCGATGATGTAGGCGCCGAAGAACCAGTTGGCCACGTAGATGTGCTTGACCTTGCGGATGCCGATGGTGCCGAAGAACACGATGGCGTAGCTGACCCAGGTCACCAGGATCAGCAGGTCGATCGGCCACTCGAGTTCAGCGTATTCCTTGCCCTGGGTATAGCCCATGGGCAGGCTGATCACGGCGCCGACGATCACCAGCTGCCAGCACCAGAAAGTCAGGCTCGCGAGCTTGGGCATGAACAGCCCGGTCTGGCAGGTGCGCTGCACCACGTAGTAGCTGGTGGCGAACAGCGCACTGCCGCCAAACGCAAAGATCACCGCATTGGTGTGCAGCGGCCGCAGGCGGCCGAAGCTGAGCCATGGCACGCCGAAATTGAGTTCGGGCCATGCCAGCTGGGCGGCGACGAGCACGCCGACGGCCATGCCGATCACCCCCCACACGACCGCCATGATTGAAAACTGTCTTACGACCTTGTCGTCGTAATGCACAGCACTGTTTTTTAGAGCATCCATCGCGCACCTCTTGTATTGCTTGCAAAGTGTTCATCCATCGGACTTCTGGTGTATTGATACATGTCAATCGTTTCTCAGAATCCGCTCCCCCTCTTGTTCCACACTCTCGAACTGTCCCCGGTAAACCGCCCACCACAGGGCGGCGACAATGGCCAGGACCAGGACCACTGACAACGGAATGAGTAGATACAGGACTTCCATCAGACGGCTCCCGAAAGCGCTGGCGCCGGCCCCGTCACGGCGGGCGCGGCGGCAGCGGATGGCTGCAGCGGCATGGCGCGCGCCAGCCGCGCGGCGTTGAGCACCACCAGCAGCGAGCTGAGCGCCATGCCCAGGCCGGCGAGCCAGGCCGGCATCCAGCCGGCCAGCGCCAGCGGCACCGACACCGCGTTGTAGGCGGCGGCCCAGCCCAGGTTCTGGCGCACGATGCGCAGCGTGCGCCGCGCGAGCAGCAGGGTCTGGGCCACCAGCTCCAGATGGTCGCCCAGCACGACGAAATCGGAGCGCGACCGTGCCAGCGGCACCGCCCGGCCAAACGCAAACGAGACATGGGCGCCGGCAAGCACCGGGCCGTCATTGAGGCCGTCGCCCACCATCGCAACCTGGCGGCCCGCGGCCTGCGCCGCCTGCAGGCGCGCGAGCTTGTCCTGCGGCGTGCAGTCCCCCACGGCGGTGGCGATGCCGGTCTGCGCGGCGACGCGCTGCACGGCCGCATCGCGGTCGCCCGACAGCAGCATCACCTCGATACCCGCGGCACGCAACTGCGCGACCACGGCAGGTGCCTCGGCACGCAGGTCTTCGCTGAGATCAAAGCGCAGCAGCTCGCGCGGCGCGCCTTCGCCATCTTCGGTCAGCACGACCTGCTGCAACGCCGATCCGGCCTGTTCCAGCGCGCCCGTGTGGCGCAGCGAACCCAGGCGCAGATGGCGCGGCTTTGCGGGATGTTCGATGTCGCTTACGGTGGCAAGCATGCCGAAGCCCGCACGTTCGTGCACCTGCATGATCTGCCAGCGGTCGGCGAGCGCGGCGGCATCTGCATTGGCGTCAGCGGCACGCGCCACGGCGCGGGACGCGGGATGCACCGACTGGCGCGCCAGCAAGCCGGCCA
This window encodes:
- a CDS encoding cbb3-type cytochrome oxidase subunit 3, whose translation is MDIITTMRIVVTLASFAIFVGIWWWAYARRNQARFDEAAQLPFAQD
- the ccoO gene encoding cytochrome-c oxidase, cbb3-type subunit II; its protein translation is MSEQNKKTSGFSHEKVETSNFWLIVLTLLTVAIGGLAEIVPLFYQKSTTEAVQGVKPYTSLQLVGRDIYQREGCYNCHSQMIRPFYAETLRYGHYSVAGEFVYDHPFQWGSKRTGPDLHRVGGKYSDEWHRIHLNNPRDVVPESNMPAYSWLEKTPADHATIASHMTALRKVGVPYTDDEIKASTDEVKGKTEMEAVIAYLQVLGTALK
- the ccoN gene encoding cytochrome-c oxidase, cbb3-type subunit I, producing the protein MDALKNSAVHYDDKVVRQFSIMAVVWGVIGMAVGVLVAAQLAWPELNFGVPWLSFGRLRPLHTNAVIFAFGGSALFATSYYVVQRTCQTGLFMPKLASLTFWCWQLVIVGAVISLPMGYTQGKEYAELEWPIDLLILVTWVSYAIVFFGTIGIRKVKHIYVANWFFGAYIIAIALLHIFNNISMPAGLMKSYSAYAGVQDAMIQWWYGHNAVGFLLTAGFLGMMYYFIPKQAGRPVYSYRLSIVHFWALIFTYMWAGPHHLHYTALPDWTQSVGMVFSIILLAPSWGGMINGVMTLSGAWHKLRDDPILRFLIVALSFYGMSTFEGPMMAIKTVNALSHYTDWTIGHVHSGALGWVGLITMGSLYYLIPRLFGKDKMYSVPAIELHFWMATIGIVLYIAAMWIAGVMQGLMWRAVNPDGTLTYTFVESVKATYPFYVIRVVGGLLYLGGMLVMAWNTWMTAINGRSVKVLIPAVNPSHA
- the ccoS gene encoding cbb3-type cytochrome oxidase assembly protein CcoS is translated as MEVLYLLIPLSVVLVLAIVAALWWAVYRGQFESVEQEGERILRND